Genomic DNA from Hordeum vulgare subsp. vulgare chromosome 2H, MorexV3_pseudomolecules_assembly, whole genome shotgun sequence:
aataaacgattatcttgaaacaagcaaATATAAGCATATTTTCAACAattgtatgtgtaggctttgagatgagcatcacttgaaaACTTTTTCTTAgttttactttgaccccctttaacagtacggtgatcCTATGACACGGGATATAGAAAATGAAACAATGAAAACGAAGATCTTCATGCTTTAGAGTCTTCACATTGATTTCTTCACGCACACACCAATTTCTTtactttcaaagtcttcatagGAAATACCTAAGTCTTGAGTCGAAGACAtactttttaggggtcgatattcttcgaataactcaaactcctcaacgacttatagagcctgtgtacattcacaaacatattagtctcttaattTATAAGTTTttgatacaccaaaatcactaagaaacactagatgcacttacagcttCATAGAAGAAGGGACACAAAAATCAGCACGGACATTTCAGCAAACACTTGCCGGCCATGATGAGTACCGTAGGGTCAATGATACTTGTGCGGCGGACGAATGAGAGGTATGAAACGACGATGGAGGAGAAGCGGCCTGAAGCACGGGTGTAGCGCCGAAGGAGACGAGGTCGTCGAGTTTTGCCAATGGTGTGGCGGACGGCCGGGGTGATGGAGCGGCGACGAATGCAAGGGAGAAAAGAGATGATGAAAAATATAGAAGAATGAAGACACGACGTATGGAAAGGGTTCTGGATGGGCCGGAGTGTCGGAGTCCTACGTAATGATTGTCCGCACTTCATAAAAcacctcaaatttgttttgagttaGCTGGAAAAATATACGTGTGGACATGTTAACGGATGGATAACACGTCAGAGTTGGCTGTCTGGTTGCGGACGGTTTGAGAAGATGATTTAGACCGTGCTTGGTATGGATGTAATCTAATACAGGTGTATTTAACTTACCGGTGTAACCTAACGGCTCAATGCTATTTCCGGCCGGAAAACAAAACGACAAGGGGACGTCTGTATTTCTTACAAGTGCATTAGCTGAAAAACCACGATCCAAACAGGACCTTAACCATATGTAGCACCATCGGAATTCGGAAGCAACTAATGTTTTCCAAATACCCCCTCCATCACAGTATATTGGACGTATCTTCAAAACGATAATTTTTCATAATTAGAAGGAAATAAGACGCATGACATTAATTGACCTATTAATTGGGGTGTTTTGGAAACCGTCTCCATCAATGCATGTGAGGAAGTCGCTCGTTTAGTGGACGAGGGGTTACTAATGCGTCAGTTTTGTGATTAATTAGGCGCTTCTACAGCTCGTCGGCTCGATTTTTTCTACCAATAAAAAAACATCTAGTTCCTAGAGCCCTGTGAGATACGCACAATATACTGTGATGAAGGGAGTATAATAATTCAAGTTAAGAAAAATCATAGATACACCACTGTACTACTTTACTAGTACATTGATTGAAGAGAAAAAACAATAAATATCGAGACGTGGGCGTACGTGCTCGTGTGAGTCGCGCGCAAAACGTAAGAGAGCTCACGCCATCTCGCACTATTGAAAACCTCGGGGTTGGACACGCTCGAAGTGCAGGCCTTGCGTCCCCCATTATTAAGTGCTGCTTCCAGTAGTACGCTAGCGCGGCGGCTAGCTTCAACCACAAACGAGCGGgaaatgaaaaagaagaagaagaagcaagcaAGCCGCTTCCGTCGCCATTTCGCTCGTCCTCTTGCGACGACCCGTGCCCGTGCCACGACCGTCCAGGACGGCAGCTCCGGTGCTTGGACTGTTATCTGTTGCTCACACACGTCGCTCTCATGCTGACTGATGATCGGGCGTGCATGCATAATTGGGCTCCCAGCCCGGTTTTCtctgcaggcaggcaggcaggcagctgTCTCTCTAAAAAGAGCGATTCAGGCGCTACGTGGTACGTGGGCGTACCTGTCCAAAGAAAATCAACGGCGTTGGGAACGTAACCTGAACTGGACGGCCCATGCGGACGGCCAGCTCCGACGATCGTCGGTCCACGCTCATGGAAGTGCTCAACATTCCTTTCTTTTCTCCCGCCCAGTCCATCTAAGCACTACCGCTAGCACCTGTCAATGTCTGCTTGATGGAGACTTTGAGGGCACATCCCTGATCCCGCTCAATTTCCGTCGAACATCGGGTCCCTAACGAGCGTCTACTCTATCTAAACATCACTGTCATGTGTCATCTGCTAGTTACTACGTACTTATTTCAGTGGTTCGTGGAGGCACCAACTCCCGGCGACGTCACCGGCTCCTGTAATCAATCAATCAGTCGAGCATAGCCAGTACAGCACTTGGGAACAAATGATGCCCGGCTCTCATGGTGTCTGCCGATCGATCGAGCTAGCCCGTAACGACTAATTAATCAAGCCATCAAGGTGCATGCACGCACACGCCATGGTGCCTGCCGGCCCGGGGAAAAGACAATGCCAATAAGTTAACAAGCGCACTGCTATATCTATCTACTACTAAAACTAATTAGACAAGACTTGTGATGCAACACACGTCGGGGAGGGAGGATTGGCCGGGCAGAGACAAGGAGCGTGTCCCCTCCCGGCGGGGCCATGGATGATGGACGTGCTTTCCGACCCGACGTTTCTTCTTGTGTCCCTCCCGGCCCAGGTGATGAGCATGAGTAGTGCTGTGGGTTGGTGGCGCCTTGCTCACCGTCGGCCATCTTTCGCGTGTTTCTTCTGCCGGTGCCGGCGCACTTTTTTTCCTGGTTTTAGGCCGATGGCGACCGGCCTGATTACTGCCGGGATGAGTGCTCTGAAAATGGTAAAGCGCACCGAGTATGAATGAGTGTGGCTTTACATGATGCTAGGACTTCATGTGTGGTCTAGTGCGTTCTTCAGATATATCTCTGTGCTAACTACGGCGCTGAACTTTTCCAAGATCCCACCCCCAAACCATTCGATTGGCATGGAATGTGCAGCTAGTGCTGTCCTACTCTAACGAGATTTTCAGCTTAAACGGCTCTCTGGAACCCTGATAAGCTGTGACGAACACCGTTAACCCGCTGGCTAATCATACCGTCATTCTgaaaaaaggaaaagcattgcATATTATCAGCAGGTTGCGCCTTTCaaggaaatagatcagcaaactgCACTCATTCGAGGTACAGAAGAAGGCGCACCTGGCATCGGATGATTCCGCTCAAGTAGACTGGGGATGATCTTTAAGCAAAAGGCATTCATAGATGATCTTTTCAAGCCTTATGCATTCCCGCTTTGCACGTAGGAGTATCAACATTCAGTCCCAGACCTGCTTAGACGCACACACTGCATGAATCAGCAGAAACATGGTTTATCTCAGATTCAGATATTCCAAGTGAACACGATCCCTCCGGAGGAACAACAGGGCACCTTCCTAGCAGAGATTTAAAAACCAGGTACGCGTCAACATTTCCAGGTGAAAACAACATTTTCAGGTCGCTGATGGCACGGAAAACCGCCAAAGGCCATCTTCGTGGAACATTAATAAGATGACTTAGAGCACCATGATAGGTCAGATTCTCAAGTCAGCAACTCACATCAGCCCGGGTTGTCACAAATCTGGCATGTTTCCGGTTCCGCAAGAACTTTATTTTCCAACAATTGAGGACCTCTTTGATTCATATTGGAaacataatactccctccgtcccaaaataagtgtcttaactttatactagctctagtataaatttgtactaagcttgagacagttattttgggacggagggagtaatagatAAGGTATATGGTTGGAGTGGCATGCCCACTTCAATCCTATAcgattggcaatgagtgtttgatgtcacagaaaaaaacaaaataattgtAAAAAGATGTTGCAGATGATGTTAGATTTCCTATGAAATGTAGTACAAAAGATTCGATAGAAAAAATTCATATTGGATccaatcctatgaatcaaaggaCTAACGTAAGAAAAATTCCTAAGGATTTCAATCCTCCAGAAATCCTATATAATTTCTTTGAATCAAAGGAGCCCTGAATATGCCCATTAAGGCTACTGTACATCCCTGCAGGAAAGAAGATACTGTACATCCAAAGACCCAATTATGTTAATTATGTATCGTAATTTACAACTGGAAATAGAACCCTCATAAGCATTTCAAATTCACACAACACAACATTttgacctctttttttttttttgagttgcACGACATTTTAACTTACAAGCTGTCACATTTACATGAATATCTTTTACAAGCCGGGCTTATGCATTCTAGCCAGAACGCACGATTTTTTTACTGCACACAAGGAATGCCTGTAGATGCTACAATACAAATGGAATGATCGCATAGCGAGAACGGGGGTAGTCTTCAAACTTCTGAAGGTACCATCTATGAGTTTGTATTGCTGCAAATGACAAGTTTGTTATCTGCACAAAATGGAAAGTTTAATCAGCTGGAATGACAGAAAACACTGAAAGGATACAATAATCGCGAGTTGGTGCAATTCTAAATGCAACTGGCGCAGAACTTAATGAGGCGTACCACAAAAATGAACAGGAACCACACTGAAATGTCTGATCCACCACTAGCTATCAACATGCCCAAATATATGACCTGCAAAACAAAAATAGCCATTAATGCTAATGAGACACCAATTTCAAATCCATAAGAGTTTTATTTTATTCGCCAGCTACTTGGCACCGAGTTTGAGTGAAGGCAAACCACAGAAAATAAAAGGATATGTTAAAGGCAAACATATATATCCTATTTTGTCAGGTTCATTTACTTACTTGACAACAGTGtgataaaaaaaatcaagaaaacgCAAAGGATCTTTGCGTTTCATTGCATTGAAAAGAGAGAGTTTAATGTTACAGCCCTCCTAGGAGGTGGTTTACAGTCCTAGAACATGAACTAGCACACATCCCAGGTGCGGGCGGGGGGTCCAGCAGCGCCTGACACAGCCCAAAGTCTGGCCTGCTCCTTGATGCTGCGAACTAGTATTTGGACGGAAGGTCGCGCGTCGCTGAAGATGCAGTCATTTCGATGTTTCCAGATCATCCAGGATGTAAGAAGCATCGCGGATGCCAGCCCTTTCGCATCGGCTTGGGCGTGGCCTGCCTGGCGCCATGCCACCAGTCCAAAAGACCAATCTCATTGTCCGAAGGTCTGCAGGTCATGCACATCCAGGAGAGGATCTCGAACCAGACGTGCCGTGAAAGGGGGCAGTTGGTGTGGTGCTGCAGTCCATGTCGAGCGAGGCGGTCTGCCGTCCAGCATCGATCCAAGCTGACGAGCCAGTGAAAGAATTTCACTTTAGGGGGCGCCCAACTCTTCCATGTAAGTTTCCAGTTGCTACAAGTCGCGGAACTGTGGAAGGAAGCGAGGTAGGCCAATTTGGTAGTGTAGGTGCCCGACGCGTTCCACTTCCACACGAGCTGGTCCGGTGCGTCTGAGAGTATCGTGGCCTCGATCAGGCGCCAAAGCAAAAGATACTGGCCGACTTCATGAATGTCCACAACGCCATGGATGTCTCGCGCCCATAGGTGTCCCGGCAATCCTTCTGCCACCGTCCTGGTCTTCCTTCGCCTTTTGGGGATGCATGCGTGGAGAAGCGGGCGATCTCGCGGACAGATCATCCCCCAATCCATCTGTCTTCCCAAAACTTGGTGGTTTGACCATTGCCAAGAATGGTGTAGGTGTCGGTAGAGAAGAAAGCACGCTCCTCGGAAGAAAACTGCAGGTCCAGGCCACTCCAAGCGTGACGATCGTCAGTATGGTTGAACCAGCGCCAGAGTACACGTAGCGCTAGGCCTGTGCGCTCCAGGTCGTGGACTCCCAGACCACCCAGGGACAGCGGGCGGGCGACGCGACGCCAATTGGCATGGCAGTGTCCGCTATTGGCCTCGGCGCGGCCGGCCCAGAGGAAGCCGCGTTGGATTTTTTTTCAAGAAGCCTGAGAGTATTTTCTGGTGGTGCAAGGACGAGCAGCTGGTGGAGTGGGATAGCACCTAGTACCGATTTCACCAGGGCGAGGCGGCTGGCTCGGTTCATGAGCCATGCTTTCCAAGAGAGGAGGCTCCTGTCCACCTTATCGGCGAGGGGTAAAAGTTGGGCAGCAGTATAATTTAGAAATCTCCAATGATATAATAATTTACTTCATTCGTCTGGAATTAGTCGACACTCAAATGGGTGTATCTAGCACTGAAATACGTCTAGACACACCCGTGTGAGGTTCAACTAAttccggacagagggagtacaatttTTAGGCAATTTACAGATTGCTTGGTTTTAAATGTAAGGCTGCCTACACCTCTATACAAAATTTATATGGTCAAATGCCACTCTACGTCTGTGAATTAGACTGGCAAAAACGGTGAACCGAACAATTTGATAAGTCTGTACTCTGTAGTAACATCAAACAGTGCATAAACAATTCCATCAGAAGCAACATAAAAGTTTTCTGTCCTTCATCCACTCCGGCCAGCGATCGAAACCTGACCAGGCTTCAACCAGTGAAAATCCATCACAGAAACCTCATTTATGATTTCAATCCTAATCTAGATATGATTAGTTTAGTTATAAAAGCACTGTCTTGTCACCTGCCATATTCGTCAAACAGAATGTGCATACTGAATATGGGAGAAGAACGGAAGCACTTACTAGTTCAGCAAGGTAATGAGGGCAAGACACACGACTAAACCAGTCACCACAAGGAATAACATATTCATCAGAATCTTTATTTTCGCGCAACGATCCCTGTCAAAATGGTAAGCAGAAATCAATGAAATTGAAAATAATAACTAAATCTGCAAGACCGTAGCCCAAAAGTGTGCAAGGAAAAGATGCTGGATGGTTCAGTTTCTTGCCTGAAGGACATATAATATGCATACCAAATAACCTAAGAAAAGATGATGCAATCTGAATATAAACCCTCCGCAAGGCACTGCGATCTGTCGCGCTGCTGGTGCCCTGGATGATATGGAAACATAGGAACGCGTGTGTGTTCGACCATATTCCTCCGTCGCTCGACGAGCTCTTGGATAGGATCAAAGATGAGGTTAGGTGCTGGGCTAGAGCCGGGGACAAAGGGCTTAGGGTAGTCTTGCCCCCATCCTGGGATGTCCACTAAACCAACATGTAACTGTGCTGTAACCACCTCCTAGGAGGCTGTAAACTCTCTCCTTTTCAATGCAAAGAAACGCAAGGCTTTTGCGTTTTcttgaaaaaaaaaatctgaatATAAACCTACATGATGTTACTAAGGCTCTTAATTTCTCATAGAAAAAGAATAACCTACGAAATATGGTATGATCCTTTAAGAAGAGTTCCTGATGTTGATTGGCTAAGCAAGTATTGGGATTGCTATTTTCTACTGCAAAATGAATTCCACTCCATCAAATCTAAAGTAGCAAAATGATTCCAACAAGACATAACTATAGGATTTCAGGAAATAAGTTTTATCAGTCATTCCAACTTTTAAGTTTCAATACATTGGCAGATGCTTCATTTTTGAACATTTGTGCTTCAACTCGCATCTGTAAACATGTGTTCACATTCACAGACAAGAAACCAACTTATATTTGCTATATGGTTCTGGCTCCAGGCTAACTAAAATAAGCTGGTACTTACAAGAATTGCATGGCAGCGGATCTGATGGAGGGATCCCCAAATGAATATAACAGCACCTATCCATTGGCACCACCCCAACTTTAAAAGAGGCTTTATAAGAGAGGGTGAATCAATGACTAGGTCTGGCATTCTTGCACGACCCTTTACTATGAATTCAGCTATTTGACCTCGAAGAAAATCTATTGCTTCAGGAAGACAAGAGCTAGCGAGAGATAAAGGTGCAGCCGTGTAATAGCTACAGTCAAAAAAAATTGTAAGTCAATCTGTTACAGAAAAATGAAAGAGCAATGCAATAATCCTTGTGCGAAGAAACCTTTACTGAAAGACCAACGTCAGAATTATTATAATAAACAAGAAATGAAAGAATATATGCATTAGGATAAAAAAGACAACTGTTCTGTTAATTGATTAGTGGTAAAGAATTTAGAAACTACAATTACCAGTGGTCAAATCATCCCGTAAATTAAAGTATGCCTTAACTTACACCATCTACTTGCATATTTTGTTGATAAAAGTATAAACCCAGAACTACAGAAAATAACCGTAACAAGACCTAACAGAAAAGGCAAGTGAAATTATAACAGAAAGGACTAGAACTCTAGAAGGAAGAATGAGAGGAAATATTTAGTCAAGCTGGCATATTAACAACTATGCGACATTCTAGAACAGAATGGAAGTTAACCAATATGGAACTTACAATAGACCTGTCAGGTATCCTACAATGTGCATCCGAGCTGTAGGGCTGTAGTGAAACACATTTTCAGTCTCATACAGGCGTCTCAGCACCTGAATTTCCATCAATAGAAGTACAAAGACAGTCCGCCAGACACGATACTTGTGTTCCATGGTGCGCGACAGGACACTGCCAAAAGAGAACGAATTTGACCCAATAAGATGGCTAGCGATTGTGGAGTAACTCGATGGCTCTGCCAACAGCGGTGTCATTTTCATATATGCATAGAAGCATATTGCAAGCAGCAAGCTTGTTGTCACCGCCACTCCCaccacatagaaatgcaagaagtACTTCTGCGGAACTGTGAACTTCTGCAATTTTGTAAAGATTATTTCAGTTTCTAATGGTTATGCAGAAATTGAGTAGAATACAAGGCAAAGGTACGATATATACATCAAAATTATCTACATAAAGATGACAGTTTTGCTCATGGTTTTGGATACCCATAAATACCTGAGCCGTATGGGTACCAACTTTAACCCATAAGTTATTACCAGAACCCGGGCGTGACCCAATTAGTCATGAGTCAGCTATTGCCATAACCTTTTTTGCCAGAGGGTTACCAATGGGTTGCTTGATTAATATttaaacaataaaaaatatatgtcTCGTATGACATGTAGACCGTTAGAGATGTATAACACATATAATTGTAAACCAGCAAAGAGTCTTAAAAATGAACACATCCGAATATCATGTACTCATACTTCGTCTCAAGGATGAAATATTCTCTTACTTGGAATTGGAAGGTTGAACCTGTCTCCCATTCATTTTCTTGGTCAATTTTTGACTTGTAATTTTGGTCAACAAAATACGGGTTATATGTCTACGTCATCACAAATATATCATCGGAAAGTTCTTTGAAATGTGCATCAATGACATACTTTTTGTGGCATATAACTCACTTTCATTGGTAAAATTAATGATCAAAGTTAGACATAAATTATGAAGTGGCCTTGCATacagaaatggagggagtaactCAAAGAAAGAAACAAGAGTTTCTAATCTACCCACAATCTCCCTCCATTAGTTCAAAGAAAAAGATAGGAGCTTCTAATCTACCTACAATCTCCTTCTATTAATTAAAAGAAAGAGACAGCAGCTTTAGTCTACCCACAATCTCCCGTTCATCCAGATAATCTCCCAAATACATTGTATCGAAGTCTACAAGAGAGAAAGACCGTTAATCCAAATAATCTCCCAAATACATTGTATCAAAGTCTACAAGAGAGAAAGACCGTTAATCCAAGTAACCTCCCAAACACATTGTATCAAAGTCTACAAGAGAGAAAGACCGTTAATCCAAGTAACCTCCCGAATACATTGTATCAAAGTCTACAAGAGAGAAAGACCCCATGGCTGTCTATGGTGACAAGGGAAAGGCTACATAGAACTTCAACCGTGGATTGGCAACACCCTGCAAGcctgcctcttttttttttccctTTAAAACGCCCTTTTGCACATGTTTTTTTATTTCAATATGTAGAGTATACGATGCTGATCTAACGCTTTCCCTCACCAGACAGCacattgcatcatgatttcagaaCCGACAGCTTTGCTAAGCCCGAATCCCCCCATGACAGTAAAGGAGTTACGATCCTGCCGGCCGGGAGCTTGAGTGGGCACACATAAAAAGGCAAAGCGGGAACCGAGGTGGTGGTCTTAccgccttggaggaggaggacggccTGACGGTCTTGCCGCGGGAGGAGAAGGCGGCGAGGAGGCTGTGTAGGAAGCGGCCGCCGGCGGCCGCGGGGATGGGCagcgcggcggcggcgatggggaGCGTGGCGGCGAGCCAGGCGAGGCACAGCAGAGGCTGGAGGGCGGGCCCGTCCCCCTTCTCCATGGGAGGGCAAACCcgcgctcgctctctctctctctctgtgggtACGCGGCAATCTGCGCGGCTGGTGGGCGTGGTGGCGCTAGGAGGGGTTTGCTTCTGGGCGAGGAAGAGAGAGTGCGAACCCAAAGGGGAGGCCACACCGGCACGGTACGCGATTCGGTCGCTCGTTGCTTGCTGGACCGGGATGCGTGCTGTGTAAGCTTCAAAGCTAAAAGTGGGCCGGTCCCTCTCGTTCTCCGTCGACCCCGACCGGTACGCGTGATGGGATTATTAGCCTGCTCCGGTGTCACGTGTCGCTCGCGACTCGGCGTCGGGCGCAGCTCTCGTCGGCGTCCGGCTCCGTTGTCACTGCATATAGGCCGTACGTAAGTCCGTTGCGTTGCATCCGGGGCTGGGTTTATCGTCGTCAATGATAAGCCCTTGTGTAGAGGAATATAGAAGCGTTCAGATCAATAAAATAATAATCTAAATTATCTAGTTTTGGTGGGGAGGCGTGGAACGATCGGTGACCAAGCATACTCGTCGTAGGTCGTGCGTTGGATCTTGCTTTAGTTCTCGGTAGCTGGACTGTCAAACATGAAGTCGGCAACCGATATTATACTACTCTCTCACTTCCTAAATTctccctccgttctaaaatataagaccttttagggatttcactaagagactacatacggcgtgaaatgagtgaatctatactctaaaatatgtctatgtacatccgtatgtagtttatagtgcaatctttaaaaggtcttatatttaggaacggagggagtataattattttttagagattttaataAACGACTATATACGAACCAAAATGATTGGATCTACActgtaaagtatgtctatatagatCCGTATATCGTTTTCTAGtgcaatctcttaaaagacttatactccctccgtctggaaAATTTATCCTAGAAATGGATATAATGAatttatctataactaaaataagtctagatacattcatcccAAGGACCCTGGCGTTTGGCCCTGGAGTCCGAAGAGGACTCTTGCCTTGCGTGCCAAAATGACGTTAAGCAAGCTCTTTCTCCAAGAAACGACACCAGGGCTCAACATATAAATAAATGGGTAGGGCTAGCACCCGGAACACATCAACATTTCCCCAAGCCGTGTGCCGGcaactgctacttcttgagcttgcgttggtttttcccttaaagaggaaagggtgatgcaacaaagtagagataagtatttcccttagtttgaaaccaaggtatcaatccactaggagtatcaagatgaggcaccaaggcacctgcgcaaaaacaaacaaacttgcacccaatgcgataaaggggttgtcaatccctttacgattacttgcaaggtgagatctgatagtgataataggtaaatataaataaataaataaaagtgcagcaaggtatttttggtatttttgtatgtagatctgaatatataatgtgtaaaatagacctgggagccatagtgttaactagaggcttctctcatgatagcaagtattacggtgggtgaacgaattactatcgagcaattgatagaatcgcgcaaagtcatgacgatatctaaggcaatgatcatacatataggcatcacgtccgagacaagtagatcgatactatctgcatctactactattactccacacatcgaccgctatccagcatgcatctagtgtattaagttcataacaaacagagtaacgccttaagcaagatgacatgatgtagagggataaattcatgcaatatgatataaaccccatctttacccttgatggcaacaacacaatgcgtgcctcgctaccccttctgtcactcggtgaggacaccgtacggtatgaacccaaaaccaagcacttttcccattgcaagaattatagatgaagttggccaaacgaaacccataactcgaagagaattacaaggatacaaaatcatgcatataagaaatcagagaagactcaaataatattcatagataatcagatcataaatccataattcatcgaatctcgacaaacacaccgcaaaagaaagttacatcggatagatctccatgaagatcatggagaactttgtattgaagatccaagagagagaagaagccaactagctactagctatggacccgtaggtctgtggtgaactactcacgcatcatcgaagaggtcatggtgttgatgaagaagccctccgtgtacgaatccccctccgacagggcaccggaatggtcaccagatgggatcttgcggaaacaaaagcttgcggcggcggaaaagtattttcgtggctctctccgttGGTtcgggggattttagggaatttataggcgcaagaggtagggcaaaggaggcacggggagcccacgagcctgctaggcgcgcccccttggGGAGCGCCTAGGGGGcgcgtggcctcctccgtggccctctgccttggttctcaagtcttctggatcc
This window encodes:
- the LOC123427442 gene encoding polyprenol reductase 1, with product MEKGDGPALQPLLCLAWLAATLPIAAAALPIPAAAGGRFLHSLLAAFSSRGKTVRPSSSSKAKFTVPQKYFLHFYVVGVAVTTSLLLAICFYAYMKMTPLLAEPSSYSTIASHLIGSNSFSFGSVLSRTMEHKYRVWRTVFVLLLMEIQVLRRLYETENVFHYSPTARMHIVGYLTGLFYYTAAPLSLASSCLPEAIDFLRGQIAEFIVKGRARMPDLVIDSPSLIKPLLKLGWCQWIGAVIFIWGSLHQIRCHAILGSLRENKDSDEYVIPCGDWFSRVSCPHYLAELVIYLGMLIASGGSDISVWFLFIFVITNLSFAAIQTHRWYLQKFEDYPRSRYAIIPFVL